Proteins encoded within one genomic window of Pseudalkalibacillus sp. SCS-8:
- a CDS encoding winged helix-turn-helix domain-containing protein, which yields MKAFPVDRISLRRFLLHKQKLLGGLDESSVLDMVRALECVQLDPVSVVERNQHLVLSARIPGYDPKLLDELLSNGKIFEYFANAACIIPVEDYPLFEPTRKRIQANVQPQLDDLGPVVKMVHDRLEKEGPLPSRAFVSDKRVHGYWDNQMPKTKETSLALNLLMDAGIIRVVHRERTERFFDLTEKSIPAEYLKAAKTIDETEAREALIEKYLRAYRVFDPGDSRFGWQKMTAAERRAAVERRVKLGTVIPLDVEGVKRTYYILAEDLAELERFTGSARGERASVDDAITFLPPLDNLLWRRERISDLFGFDYKWEIYTPRAKRKYGPYAMPILYGDRLIGRMDPSVDRKAGRLQVRLLQLEPGVEETDRLKRHIEEGLERFAQFNGASEFVVEKSDIH from the coding sequence ATGAAAGCATTCCCTGTCGACCGGATCTCACTCCGGAGATTTCTTCTACATAAGCAAAAACTGTTAGGTGGACTAGACGAGAGTTCCGTGTTGGACATGGTGCGGGCGTTGGAATGTGTCCAGCTCGATCCCGTCTCGGTCGTGGAGCGGAATCAACACCTCGTATTGTCCGCACGGATTCCGGGGTATGACCCGAAGCTGTTGGATGAACTCCTTTCAAATGGAAAGATTTTCGAGTACTTCGCGAATGCGGCCTGTATCATTCCTGTTGAGGATTATCCGTTGTTCGAGCCGACGCGCAAACGGATCCAGGCGAATGTCCAGCCGCAATTGGATGATCTTGGCCCTGTCGTCAAAATGGTACACGACCGCTTGGAAAAAGAAGGTCCCCTCCCATCTCGTGCATTTGTGTCTGATAAACGGGTGCATGGGTATTGGGACAACCAGATGCCGAAGACGAAGGAAACCTCGCTTGCGTTGAATCTGTTGATGGATGCTGGAATCATCCGGGTCGTGCATCGGGAACGGACGGAACGATTCTTCGACCTGACAGAAAAAAGCATTCCGGCAGAGTATCTCAAGGCAGCGAAAACAATCGACGAGACGGAAGCGCGCGAAGCGTTGATTGAGAAATATTTGAGGGCTTACCGGGTATTCGATCCGGGAGATTCGCGTTTCGGCTGGCAAAAGATGACCGCAGCAGAACGGAGGGCCGCTGTAGAACGTCGTGTGAAGCTCGGGACCGTCATTCCGCTTGATGTCGAAGGCGTGAAACGGACGTACTACATCCTTGCTGAAGATTTGGCCGAACTTGAAAGGTTCACCGGATCAGCCAGGGGTGAGCGGGCATCTGTTGATGACGCGATCACCTTCCTGCCTCCGCTCGATAATTTGTTATGGAGAAGAGAAAGGATTTCGGATCTTTTCGGATTCGATTACAAGTGGGAGATCTACACGCCGCGGGCGAAGCGGAAATACGGGCCGTATGCGATGCCGATCTTGTATGGGGATCGGTTGATCGGTCGGATGGATCCGAGTGTCGACCGGAAGGCCGGTCGGTTGCAAGTACGGTTGTTGCAGCTCGAGCCTGGTGTCGAGGAGACGGATCGGTTGAAGCGTCATATCGAAGAAGGGCTTGAGCGGTTTGCGCAGTTTAACGGGGCGAGTGAGTTTGTCGTTGAGAAATCTGATATACATTGA
- a CDS encoding oligoribonuclease — translation MYKLFTHNDLDGVGCGIVAKIAFGDKVDVRYNSVMGLDHQVERFLEHLNEKKDKEWNMLITDLSVNEKNEEALDAFFIDGGSIQLIDHHKTALHFNDYDWGYVKVEYSDGRLACATSLLYGYLVHKGLLEPSAALEEFVELVRQYDTWEWDANDNIKAKQLNDLFFMVSIDEFVEKMVPRLQEAEHFEYDEFERKLLEMEEDKIERYIRRKKRELVQTFVGDHCTGIVHAESYHSELGNELGTEYPHLDYITILNMGGKKISFRTIHDHVDVSEVAGQFGGGGHAKASACSMSEESYQLYARAAFLIEPMRPDAFKNRYNLKETVEGCLFENRNEDSFFIYADESGVWFVEKNGEPLPGSFPSFHEAERFVKRNHSAWLVRDEHYVAFLRDFMRNVKSNKETSLFEEIVEEIGEGAE, via the coding sequence ATGTACAAATTGTTCACGCATAATGATTTGGATGGTGTCGGATGCGGGATTGTTGCGAAAATTGCGTTCGGTGATAAGGTGGATGTCCGCTACAATTCGGTGATGGGGCTGGATCACCAGGTGGAGCGGTTTCTTGAGCATTTGAATGAGAAGAAGGATAAGGAATGGAATATGCTCATCACGGATCTTTCCGTTAATGAAAAGAATGAAGAAGCGCTGGATGCATTTTTTATAGACGGTGGGAGTATTCAACTGATCGATCATCATAAGACGGCACTCCATTTCAATGATTATGACTGGGGTTATGTGAAGGTCGAGTATAGTGATGGACGCCTCGCTTGCGCGACTTCCCTTTTATATGGCTATCTCGTCCATAAGGGGTTATTGGAGCCTTCTGCTGCATTGGAGGAATTCGTTGAGCTCGTTCGGCAGTACGACACGTGGGAATGGGATGCGAATGACAACATCAAAGCGAAGCAGCTGAATGATCTCTTTTTCATGGTGTCAATTGATGAGTTCGTCGAGAAGATGGTGCCGAGGCTTCAAGAGGCGGAGCATTTCGAATATGATGAGTTTGAACGTAAGCTTCTTGAAATGGAAGAGGATAAAATTGAGCGCTATATACGAAGAAAAAAACGTGAGCTCGTCCAGACATTTGTCGGAGATCATTGCACTGGCATCGTCCATGCAGAATCATATCACTCCGAGCTTGGAAACGAATTGGGTACAGAGTATCCTCACCTCGATTACATTACAATCCTCAACATGGGCGGGAAAAAGATCAGCTTCCGCACAATCCATGATCATGTGGATGTTTCTGAAGTGGCGGGACAGTTCGGTGGTGGCGGGCACGCGAAAGCGTCCGCATGCTCGATGAGTGAAGAGTCGTATCAGCTTTATGCTCGGGCGGCCTTTTTGATCGAACCGATGAGACCGGACGCGTTCAAGAACCGTTACAACTTGAAGGAAACGGTAGAAGGCTGTTTGTTTGAAAACCGGAATGAAGATTCATTCTTCATTTATGCGGATGAATCGGGTGTTTGGTTCGTCGAGAAGAATGGAGAACCGTTGCCAGGAAGTTTCCCAAGCTTTCATGAAGCAGAGCGTTTTGTGAAACGAAACCACTCCGCCTGGTTGGTAAGGGATGAGCACTATGTGGCGTTTTTGCGCGATTTTATGAGGAATGTAAAATCCAACAAGGAAACCTCTTTGTTTGAGGAAATCGTAGAAGAAATCGGTGAAGGCGCTGAGTGA
- a CDS encoding MBL fold metallo-hydrolase gives MEIKQISEHIWSLKTWMIVPFHVWVVKEEDGVTLVDAGIGKMGKGILKFINGMDAGPLKRIVLTHGHPDHVGALKAILKENEVPVYVHKAEIPYMEGKKAYPGRKKPSANVTEHLVQPLMEDEAGNLNKIDSLEPYWTPGHAPGHVVYYHPEDGVLLAGDLFTSKNGKLYRPMPMFTYDMEEAVRSSRIVGELKPKRLEICHGKAVLNPADHLDQYIENTSNTYSIKEENVYKG, from the coding sequence ATGGAAATCAAACAGATTTCAGAGCACATCTGGAGCTTGAAGACGTGGATGATTGTGCCATTCCACGTTTGGGTTGTAAAAGAAGAAGACGGGGTCACTCTCGTTGATGCTGGAATCGGGAAGATGGGGAAGGGGATTCTGAAGTTCATCAACGGAATGGATGCAGGACCTTTAAAACGGATCGTCCTCACGCACGGGCATCCCGATCATGTTGGCGCATTGAAGGCGATATTAAAAGAAAATGAAGTCCCCGTGTATGTACATAAAGCGGAAATCCCATATATGGAAGGAAAAAAGGCATATCCAGGCAGGAAAAAGCCGTCCGCCAATGTCACTGAACATCTCGTACAACCATTAATGGAAGACGAAGCAGGAAACCTCAACAAAATCGACAGCTTGGAACCCTATTGGACACCAGGTCACGCACCAGGCCATGTCGTCTACTATCACCCGGAAGATGGCGTCTTACTTGCAGGTGACCTGTTCACTTCGAAAAACGGAAAGCTCTACCGACCAATGCCGATGTTCACCTATGACATGGAGGAAGCGGTCCGAAGCAGCCGAATCGTAGGGGAACTGAAACCAAAACGCCTTGAAATCTGTCACGGGAAAGCGGTCCTGAATCCTGCGGATCACTTGGATCAATACATTGAGAACACATCGAATACCTATTCCATAAAGGAAGAGAATGTTTATAAAGGGTAA
- a CDS encoding CehA/McbA family metallohydrolase, with the protein MKFGSFAGKVVAAGAAALMVFGQDVSAHGDEASVAEAIQDQLVGKQIIFGDLHNHTGYSPDGSGTPKMAYESAKMNGLDFIAITEHSEGLNLIANEEEGVNTPLPYRTEWEDIQYQAEQISDESFTAIRGFEWSDPYQGHFNVWFSKHYTDVFRSPGTPSMKPFWNWFQTDTSLRGGSDGIGGFNHPGREPGKLDDLAYVPEVDDRVVSIEVFNRDDIYESTYVEALDNGWHVGAIGVSDHHGDNWGDPTFARTGIIADENSHAAVRAALEKHHVYATQDSNYQMVFTGDGQMMGAELTTDQPVQLNVVGNDPDAGESIVKAELVTNGGQVVDTYEPTTAGQSFEWSTTTPATTEDAWYFVRLTQADGEMIYSSPIWVKK; encoded by the coding sequence ATGAAGTTTGGTAGTTTTGCAGGGAAAGTGGTAGCTGCTGGTGCAGCTGCTTTGATGGTTTTTGGACAGGATGTCAGTGCGCATGGTGATGAGGCTTCTGTGGCTGAAGCGATCCAGGATCAGCTGGTAGGAAAGCAGATCATCTTTGGGGATTTACATAACCACACAGGTTATTCTCCGGATGGATCAGGGACTCCGAAGATGGCCTATGAGAGTGCCAAAATGAATGGACTTGATTTTATCGCGATTACGGAGCATTCCGAAGGGTTGAATCTGATTGCGAATGAAGAAGAGGGTGTGAATACGCCGCTTCCATACCGTACGGAGTGGGAGGACATCCAGTATCAAGCGGAGCAGATTTCCGATGAATCGTTCACAGCAATCCGTGGATTCGAGTGGAGCGATCCGTATCAAGGGCATTTCAACGTCTGGTTCTCGAAGCATTATACCGATGTATTCCGTTCACCTGGAACGCCATCGATGAAGCCGTTCTGGAATTGGTTCCAGACGGATACGAGCTTGCGTGGTGGGAGTGACGGGATCGGTGGCTTCAACCATCCAGGGCGTGAACCTGGTAAGCTGGATGATCTCGCTTATGTACCTGAAGTGGATGACCGTGTCGTTTCCATCGAGGTGTTCAACCGGGATGATATCTATGAATCTACTTATGTGGAAGCGCTCGATAACGGCTGGCATGTCGGAGCCATCGGTGTATCAGACCACCACGGTGATAATTGGGGAGACCCGACGTTTGCACGTACCGGTATCATTGCTGACGAAAACTCTCATGCGGCGGTAAGAGCGGCATTGGAAAAGCATCATGTCTATGCGACACAGGACTCGAACTACCAGATGGTGTTCACAGGGGACGGTCAGATGATGGGTGCTGAGCTCACGACTGATCAGCCTGTCCAGTTGAATGTCGTCGGTAATGACCCTGATGCGGGCGAGTCCATCGTCAAAGCTGAACTCGTAACGAACGGCGGACAAGTTGTTGATACGTATGAACCGACGACTGCAGGTCAGTCGTTCGAGTGGAGTACGACAACACCCGCAACAACCGAGGATGCATGGTACTTTGTCCGATTGACCCAAGCAGATGGCGAAATGATCTACTCAAGTCCGATTTGGGTGAAGAAATAG
- a CDS encoding phosphorothioated DNA-binding restriction endonuclease: protein MDEKILKDKIGSLSIWTRGDQRAPHKPLLLLYALARYQQGRTRYLPYIEVKDKLKKLLIEFGPQRRSYHPEQPFVRLTKDGIWSLNKEVERDNIKNNYLIQNELVGGFNDEVCQLLNKDPNLTEEVADIILNEHFPQSIHEDILLAVGLEIGVKKKKIRDPMFRNKILKAYEYSCAVCGFNVRLGNNLVAIEAAHIKWFQMGGPDSEENGIALCSLHHKLFDRGVFTLTNERNLIVAEEAHGTQGFNEWLMRYHGKPIRKPINPIYQPKETFLNWHVREVFKGPARYHIQ, encoded by the coding sequence ATGGACGAAAAAATATTAAAAGATAAAATAGGAAGCTTGAGTATTTGGACTAGAGGTGATCAAAGGGCACCTCATAAACCATTATTATTACTATATGCGCTTGCCAGATATCAGCAAGGTAGGACTCGGTATTTACCCTATATAGAAGTGAAAGATAAGTTGAAAAAGTTATTAATCGAGTTTGGTCCTCAACGACGTTCATATCATCCAGAACAGCCCTTTGTAAGATTAACGAAGGATGGGATATGGTCTTTAAATAAAGAGGTTGAAAGGGATAATATAAAAAATAACTACCTTATCCAAAATGAACTGGTTGGTGGGTTCAACGATGAAGTATGCCAATTGTTAAATAAGGATCCTAATCTCACAGAAGAAGTAGCTGATATAATCCTAAATGAACATTTTCCACAAAGCATCCACGAAGATATCCTATTGGCTGTGGGGCTAGAAATAGGCGTAAAGAAAAAGAAGATTAGGGATCCAATGTTTAGAAATAAAATATTAAAAGCATATGAGTATAGCTGTGCAGTTTGTGGTTTCAATGTCCGATTAGGAAACAATCTGGTTGCAATTGAAGCAGCTCACATAAAATGGTTCCAAATGGGAGGACCTGATAGTGAAGAAAACGGCATAGCATTATGTTCATTGCACCATAAGTTGTTTGATCGAGGAGTATTCACACTGACTAATGAAAGGAATTTAATCGTGGCTGAAGAGGCCCATGGAACACAAGGGTTTAATGAATGGCTAATGAGATATCACGGAAAACCAATTCGTAAACCAATCAATCCCATTTACCAACCAAAAGAAACTTTTCTGAATTGGCATGTTAGAGAAGTATTTAAAGGACCAGCACGATATCACATACAATAA
- the guaC gene encoding GMP reductase, producing MENVFDYEDIQLIPAKCVVNSRSECDTTVTLGEHTFKLPVVPANMQTIIDEKIAVYLAENQYFYIMHRFQPEKRMDFIKNMKERGLISSISVGVKEEEYGFIRQLAEEQLSPEYITIDIAHGHSVAVIEMIQHIKYHLPGTFVIAGNVGTPEAVRELENAGADATKVGIGPGKVCITKIKTGFGTGGWQLAALRWCAKAAIKPIIADGGIRTHGDVAKSIRFGASMVMIGSLFAGHEESPGETMTIDGKLVKEYFGSASEYQKGERKNVEGKKMYVEHKGSLQDTLTEMEQDLQSAISYAGGTNLDALRHVDYVVVKNSIFNGDKVY from the coding sequence GTGGAAAATGTATTTGATTATGAAGATATTCAGTTAATTCCCGCAAAATGTGTGGTAAATAGCCGTTCAGAATGTGATACAACAGTGACGCTCGGAGAGCATACGTTCAAGCTTCCTGTCGTTCCAGCAAATATGCAGACGATCATCGACGAGAAGATCGCTGTTTACCTGGCTGAAAATCAATACTTCTATATCATGCACCGCTTCCAGCCTGAAAAGCGTATGGATTTTATCAAGAACATGAAAGAGCGTGGCTTGATTTCTTCGATCAGTGTCGGAGTGAAAGAAGAAGAGTATGGTTTCATCCGCCAATTAGCAGAGGAACAGCTATCACCAGAATACATCACGATTGATATCGCCCACGGTCATTCCGTTGCTGTGATTGAGATGATCCAACATATCAAATACCATTTGCCAGGAACGTTTGTGATTGCAGGGAACGTCGGTACTCCTGAAGCTGTAAGAGAATTGGAGAATGCAGGAGCAGATGCGACCAAGGTCGGGATCGGACCTGGTAAGGTTTGTATCACGAAAATTAAAACCGGTTTTGGTACGGGCGGTTGGCAATTGGCAGCTCTTCGCTGGTGTGCGAAGGCGGCAATCAAACCAATTATCGCTGACGGCGGGATCCGTACACATGGCGATGTTGCGAAGTCGATCCGTTTCGGTGCTTCCATGGTCATGATTGGTTCGTTGTTCGCAGGTCATGAAGAATCCCCTGGTGAAACGATGACGATAGATGGAAAGCTGGTCAAAGAATATTTCGGATCCGCTTCCGAATACCAAAAAGGCGAACGAAAGAATGTAGAGGGCAAGAAAATGTATGTCGAGCATAAAGGTTCCCTTCAGGATACGTTGACCGAGATGGAGCAGGACCTTCAATCCGCTATCTCTTATGCAGGCGGCACGAACCTGGATGCCCTCCGACATGTCGATTATGTTGTCGTGAAGAACTCGATTTTTAATGGAGATAAAGTGTATTAA